The Deltaproteobacteria bacterium genomic interval TCGGGTCGTTGCAGCCGCTCAGAGCGTTGTCGGCGTCGTAGCCCGGGTAGTAGAGGTTGGTGATCACCTTTAGCCTGGTGCCCGAGTACGCATTGGCGTTGATGTACTGCATCGCCGCTTGGAGGTAGGTGGTGCAGTTGTTCAGCGCCGTATCCAGGACGCCGTAGTTGCAGGTGCCGGTCTGGCCGGCGAAGTTGCTGCGCGCTTGCAGGCCGTCGTTGCCGCACATCTCGAAGGTCACGATGCGGGTGTTGCTCGACTGCATGTACGAGCGCTCGGCCACGATCTTGTTGTTGTAAATGTCGTCGGCCTTGGCGCCCGACTTGGTTCGCCGTACCACTTCGATGTCGGCGTTCCACAGCTTGGCGAGGTACTCACCATCGACTGTCGGCGCTGCCCGCTTGATGACGCGCGAGAGTGACCCGTAGTAACCGGCGTAAATCGAGTCGCCGTAGGCCGTCACGCGATACTTGGTGCTAGTGCCTGAACGGTCGATGGTCCACGACAGGTTTTGCGTGAGTGTGCTGGCCATGGCCTGCGAGCCGAGTGCGATCACGGCGCCGAACACGACCAGACGAATGAGCTTGCGATCCATACTTTCTCCCCCCTTGGAGTGTGGCTGCCCAGCGGCAGCCGGTCAGCGGTCACGGTGGGCCGTACCCCGAGAAACCGAGCGACAGTACGGCAGCCACGCAGAAGCCCACATCACCCACGTGCCGCCGCCCGGCGCGCACGCGAGCGCATGCGGGATGCCACACGCGGGCGTGTGGTCGTGCGAGAGGCTCTCTCGCTTACGTTATGGGCGGACCTCGTGCTGACATGCAGCGGCCGGCCGAACGGTTGGAGTGCTTAGTTCAGTGCTTCTACTTCCGAAACTTCTGCGCGGCACTAGCACAGGGGAAAAGTTCACGTCAACGAAAAAATGCCGCCCGGGGTCTCCACGCCGGTGCGCCGAGCAGAGCGAGGCCGCAAACGAGGGCGGTGGAGCCGAACCAATCGCCCCAGGCCAGCATTAACGTCGTGGCACCGCTGGCCGGCGTCACCGTCGCCGTGAGATGGCTGCGCTCATGCACCCCGAGGGTGCTGAGCAGCTCACCGGTCGGCGTAATTACCGCCGAAATACCGGTGTTGGTCGCCCGCAGTTGCGGCCGGCGGGTCTCAATGCTGCGGAAGGCCGACACCATGAGATGGAAGCGCGGCCCCTCGCCGACGGCGAACCACGAATCGTTCGACAAGGTCACGATCAGCTCCGCCCCCTGGCGCACGGCGGCGATGACGTGGCCGGGATCAAGGTCTTCGTAACAAATGAGCGGTGCGATGCGCAGCGAACGGCGGTCGCGCAGCGACAGAGGGATGGCCCGCGGACCGGGCCCGGCCTTCCAGCTGCCGAGCCACGGCAGCCAGCCGCGCACGGGCGCGTAATCGAGCCAGCGCGGCACGTATTCCGTCAGCGGGAACAGCTGCACCTTGCGATAGGTCTCGAAATCGAGGCGGCCGTCGGCCGCAGGCTCCAGGAATACCGCCGCGTTGAACTCACCGGTCTCGTCGCCGTCATAGCTCCCGAACACCAGCGGTATCCCGGCGGCGGCGACGAAGGCACCGATCTCGCGATCGAAGTCGGCGCCGTCTGCGCTCTTGGGGCTGCCGAATGTTGTCGGGTAGACCGTCTCCGGCCACACCAGCAAATCGAGCGGGCGGCTTTCGAGGGCGGTGGCCGACAACGCGAAGTGGGCATCGAGGATCATCCGCACCGCGTCGTAGGTGCCGAGATCGGCGGCCAGCTGCCCGTAACGGCTGATGTCGGCCTGGACGATGCCGGCGGTAATGCGCTGGCTGGGCGGCGCGTGGTCGCGCAGCTGCTCGTAACGCACGGCCCCGTAAGCCAGCAAGCCAAGCACCAGCACCGCCACCGCCGATGCCGGCGCACAGGCATGGCGCCACCTCGCGCTGAACTTGGTCTTGTCCGGCGCCAACGCCGCAATTGCGGCCAACACGCACTCGTTGGCGATGATGAGGAGAAAACTGAGCCCGTGCACGCCGGCAATGTCAGCCGCCTGCCGCATCAGCTTCGAGCCGTAAAGACCGTGGCCGAGTGAGTCGGCAAACAGCTTGGGAAGGGCCCACTCCACGCCCACGTAGACACAGGCGCCGGTAAGCGCCGTCCGCCACCGGCCGGAGTGGCGGCGCTGTGCCAGATGGCGGGCAAAGACAAAGGGCACGAACTGCGGCTGCATCAGCGGCGAGAGCAGCAAGAGAACCAACAGCCCGACCACCGCTGGGGCGCCGGTGTAGTTTTCGATCGCACCGGCAAACCAACCCAAGATGACCCAGACGAACGCCACGGTCATCAGCAGCCCGGCCGCCAGCGCGGCGCGCCATGAGCGGACCCGATCGAGCGCCGCCAGCCACGGCACCAGCGCCACCCACCCCAACGGCACCCACTGCCACTCCATACGGCCGAAGAGGCCGAGCGCCAGCGCCGTCGCAATCACGGCGGCGGGCATGCGCAAGCGCGCCCGCCACACTGGCGCAATCACGGTTCGGGTTCCTGCTCGACCGGGTTTTCGGGGGGCTCTTCCACCATTGGCACCCTCACCTCGGGCACCTCGAGCATCTGGACCGCCAGGCCCGGCGGTGCCATCTCGGGCGGGACGACGCGGTCGTCGGGGATCGCCAGCGGCTCGCCGTGCTCATCCACCGGCTTGTAATCCGGGTGAAACATCAAGATCGCCGGCAGCCGTTTGCCGTCGTCGGTGGCCTGATAGTGGCGCACGTAACCCGGCGGGATCGCGAAGTCCTCCGGCACCACCATGCCACGCTTGATCGGCTTGGTGCCGGGCGGCGGAAACAGCGCGATCCCGGCCTTTTCCTCCTCTTCGGCGGCCGCGGTGTCATCGTCCTGGCCCGGCTCTGCCGGCGCGCTGTCTTGAGCGTGGTCGGGCTCACTCCCCGCGGGCCGCGCCTCGCCCGCCGGTTGTGGCACGAGTGCGCGGGTGGGCACATGCGGCACTCGCACCCGGGCCCCGGCCGGCGCGTGCAACGGCTTGGTCCCGGGCGCGGTCGCGGGCTGTTGACCGGATACCGTAGCACCGCGGGCGACGGCGCTCGCTTGGGTCGGCTCGCGCGAGCGCTGGCTCAGGATCGGCCTGATGAACAGGAACACGGCCAGCCCAACCAACCCGATCGCGGCCGCTAGCAGCCACACGCCGGTGCGCACGTTGGCGGTGCGCACGACGCGCACGCCGTCTTCATCCACGCGCGGCTTCTTCGGCCGATTGTCGTTCGCCATCAGCGCCCCTCGCTCGCCGCGTATCAGGAGCCCAGTGGGCATGCAAGCCAAGACCGCGCAACCCTGGCGCACCCTCACAACGCCACCGCGCCACGCTCGCCAGGACTCGCCAGGCCCGCTCACGTTGCGGTGCGCGCGGGCCGGTGGTAACCATAAGTACCATGTCGCTGCCGTCGGTACTCGACGAAATTGATCGCCTGTTCGATGAGCTGGTGCATCGGCGCTGGGGTCCGGCCGGCCGCCAGGTGGTACCGGCCGGTATCCGCGAAGTCGAAGACGGCTGGATCATCGAATTGCCGGTCGAAGGGCTACGCGCCGAGGACTTGAAGGTCGAGGTGCACGGGCGGCGGCTGACCGTCAGCGGGCATCGCCGCCGCGAACGCAGCCACCGTGAGCCGTGGGCGGGCTGGATGCGCACGCATCAGGAGGTGGCGCTGCGGCGCATAATCGCGCTGCCAGCCGAGGCCAAGCCGGAGGACGTCGAGGCCAAACTCGAAGGCGCCACACTTACCATTCACGTCCGGAGACACAAAAAGTGACCGCCGAGGCGCCGGACGTAGCCACGCTCCAAAGCGCCGCGGCCGCCCGCGAGCTGTCGGCCGACGAGGCGGCCTTCAGCGTGCCGGCTGCTGAGCTGGCCTTCCAGACCACCGCCGAGATCGCCGTCACCCCGGACTGGGCTGGCCAGGAGCGCGCGCTGGCGGCGTTGGAACTCGGCCTGGGCGTCAACCACGCCGGCTTCAACATCTACGTCTGCGGCCTCGTCGGCACCCACCGCGAGCAGACGCTGGCGGCATTATTGGCGAACTTGACCCGCAGCCTGCCGCGGCCGGGCGACCGGGTGTTGGTGCAGAACTTCCAGAACCGTGATCGGCCGCGCGCCTTCTATCTGCCCGCCGGCCAGGGCAAACAGCTGCGGCGCGATATGCTCGAGCTGGTCGAAGATCTCAAACGCCTGCTGCCGGAGACTTTTCGCAAGGAGACCTTCGAGGAGGAGAAGGAGCAGCTCTCCGAACGTTACGGCCACGAGGGTGAGGCCATCGCCAAGGAGCTGGCGCAACGCGCCACCGAGAAGGGGTTCCTGGTCCAGTTCCATCCTCAGGGCGGAGTCTTCTTCATCCCGTTAACCAAGGACGGCCAGCCGATGGAACCAGAGGAGTTCCAGAAGCTTGACGAAGCGGCACAGGTCGAGCTCCGCCGGCGTGAGCGCGAGCTGTCGCGTGAGGTCAAGACCATGCTGCGCCGCCAGCAGGCGCTCGGGCGCCGGCTCGGCCGCGAGGTCAAAGAAGTCGAGCGGCGGGTGGCGGGCGACGTCATCAGCCCGCTGATCGAGGAGATGACCCAGCGCTACGACAACCCCGAGGTGCAGCTCTATCTCGCCGAGGTCCGCGAGCACATGCTCGACAACCTCGATGCCTTCCACGAACCGCAACCGCAGCAGGCGTTGCCGTTCCCGTTCGCCGCCATGGCCGGGGGTGTGCCGGACGGCTTGCTCGATTACGAAGTCAACGTGCTGGTCGACAACAGCATCACCGCCGGGGCGCCGATCATCGTCGAGTCGTCGCCGGCGTACAAGAACCTGTTCGGTGCGGTTGAGCGCATGGTCGACCCGTCGGGCAAGCTGGTGAGCAACTTCACCCGCATCAAAGCCGGCTCGCTGCTGCGAGCGCATGGCGGCTGTGTTGTGGTCAACGTCATCGACGCGCTCTCCGAGCCGCTGGTGTGGCGCGCGCTCAAGCGCACGCTCAAGAGCGAGCAACTGGAAATCGAGGCCTATGATCCGTTTGCGATGTTCGCGACCACGACGTTGAAGCCGGAGCCGATGAAGATCTCCACTCGCGTCGTGCTCACCGGCCCGACCGAGATCTTCCAGCTGTTATATTTCTACGACGAGGAATTCCGCGAGATTTTCAAGGTGCGCGCGGATTTCGGCTACGAAGTCGACGGCGTGGGGGCGCGCCGGAGCTTCGTCGCGCAGGTGGCCCGTATCGCCCGCGATGAGCAGCTGCCGGCTTTCCGCGCTGCGGCGGTGGCCCGGCTGATGGAGTTCGGGGCGCGCTCGGTCGACGATCGGCGCAAGTTGCCGAGCCAGTGGGGTGGCATTGCCGACATCATGCGCGAGGCGGCCTTCTGGTGCCGCAAGTCCGGCCAGGACGAAGTCGACGATGCCCATGTGCGGCAGGCCTTGGAGCAACGCATCTTCCGCCTCAACCGCATCGAGGAAAAGATCCGCGAGCTGATCCGCGACGGCGTGCTGCTGGTCAACCTCGACGGCAGCACCGTCGGCCAGGTCAACGGTCTGGCCCTGGCCAACATCGGCGGCTACGAGTTCGGCCGCCCCTCACGCGTCACCGTCGCGGTCTCGATGGGCTCGCAGGGTATCATCAACGTCGAGCGTGAGGCGCAGCTCAGCGGCCATACCCACGATAAGGGCGTGTTCATCCTCTCGGGCTATCTGCGGCGGACCTATGCGCAGGACTTTCCCCTCAGCCTCACCGCCAGTATCGTTTTCGAGCAGTCGTACTCCGGCATCGACGGCGACAGCGCTTCGTCAACCGAGCTGTATGCCCTGATCTCGAGCCTCAGCGGCGTAGCGATCCGTCAAGACCTGGCGGTAACCGGGAGCGTGAACCAATGGGGTGAAATCCAACCGATCGGCGGTATCAACGAAAAGATCGAAGGCTTCTTCGCCACCTGCCGCGCCGTCGGGCTCAGCGGCCGCCAGGGCGTGGTCATGCCGGTGCAGAACCTTGACGGTCTGGTGCTGCGCGCGGAGGTCATCGAGGCCATCCGCAACCAGCAGTTCCATCTTTATCCCGTGCGCACGCTCGATGAGGGCATCGCGTTGCTCACCGGGGTGAAGGCCGGCAGCGTCACCGAGCCGGGAACGGTGCACTACCTCGCTTCCCAGCACCTGCGCAAGCTGGCCGAGGGGCTTAAGCAATTCGGCGTCCCGCCGCCGGCCGCCGCCAACGCCGCGGACAAGCCTAACCCTACGCCACCGGCGCCGCCCTCCCCACCGGCACCGCGCCCATAGCCACACCCCGGGCGCACGACCCGGCGCTGGGCGAAGCTTCGAGCTTGCGCGGCTCGGCTTCGTGAGCGGAGTGCACGCGCGCGGCGCGCGTAGACCTACTCGTTTGCATTCGCTAAGGATCATTCTGAGGCAGTACACTGAACCGGGATGTTCGCCGATGCCGGCAACGCTGCGAGTGACCATCGAGTTCATGGGCCCGTTCGAGTTCGACTTCGGCGTCGCCGGTGCCGAGCTGACGCTGGCGGCCCCGGCAACGGTGGGCAGCTTATTGCAAGAGCTGGCTCGACGCTGGCCGGCGGCGCAGAGCTTGCGCGCCATACTCGCCGCCGGCGGCTCGCCCCGGGGGCGTTACTGCTACGTGTCAATCGACTACGTCATGCTCAAACCCGACGCTGCGCTCGCGGCGCCGTTGCATGACGGCGCGCGGGTGTGTTTTGGAATGCCGATGGTCGGCGGCTGACGCGCCGAGAAGGAGGAGCTAATGCCCGGGAACGATTGGCTGGCGTCCAAGATCGTGCTGGAGACCCAAGACGCGGTCATCTTCGCCGATCGCGACGAGGTGATTCGCCTGTGGAATTCCGGTGCCGAGGTCATGTTCGGATACACGGCAACCGAGGCCGTCGGACAGCGGTTACCGTTGATCATCCCGGAGAAGCTGCGCCAGCGCCACTCCGATGGCTACCGCAAAGTGATGGAGACCGGCGTGACCAAGTACGGGCGGGACTTGCTCGCCGTGCCCGCCACGCGCAAGGACGGCACGCGCATCTCGATCGAGTTCACCATTCTGCTCGTTCGCGACGGCAACGCCGCCGTCCAGGGCGCCGCCGCGATCATCCGCGACGTGACCAAACGCTGGCAGGAGGAGCGGGCTTTAAGAGCGCGGCTGGCGGAGTTGGAGGCGAAAGCCGGCTGAGCCGGCGCAAGGTGCTAGTGGCGGGACAGTTTGCGCCGCCCCCCGTATTGCCCGGCGCCCGCATCTGCGTCATGTCCACAGCAGCGCCCTAGGGCGCGGGGAAGGAACTGGTGACAACCCATGACTGCCGAGAACGCGAAGAAATGCTTGGCCTGCGACCGCGGCGTTAACGAGGTGCCCCTGATCGCTCTGGCCTATCGTGATCTGAACTTGTGGATTTGCCCGCAGCACATCCCCATTTTGATCCACGACCCGGCGCGGTTGGCGGGGCGCTTGCCTGGGGCCGAGCGGCTCTCGCCCGGCCGCCCACCAGCAGACGAGGACTGAGCCCACGGGGCCGGCGCCCGGTCACGGCAGCACACACTGAACGACCTGGCGGCTGTGACGGCGGTAGAGGCGGAAGTCGGAGTCGGCGGGGCAGGAAAGGAGCAGACAAATGGCGCCGTTTGCAGGCGTGGACTATTACGACCTCGACGAGTTGTTGAGCGAGGAGGCGAAGATGATTCGCCGCACGGTGCGCGACTTCGTCGAGCGCGAGGCGCAGCCGATCATCGAGGGCCATCACGCGCGTGAGGAGTTCCCCCGCCACCTGATCGCGCGCATGGGCGAGTTGGGCCTCTTCGGTGCCAACCTCACGGGTTACGGCTGCGCCGGGCTGAGCAACATCGCTTACGGCTTGATTTGCCAAGAATTGGAACGTTGCGACAGCGGTCTGCGCTCGATGGTGTCGGTGCAGGGCTCGCTGGCGATGCACGCCATCCACGCCTTCGGCTCACCCGAGCAGAAGCAGCGCTGGCTGCCGCTGATGGCCGCGGGCAAAGCCATCGGTTGCTTCGGGCTGACCGAGCCCGATCACGGCTCCGACCCCGGCGCCATGGAAACCCGCGCTCG includes:
- a CDS encoding SGNH/GDSL hydrolase family protein — protein: MDRKLIRLVVFGAVIALGSQAMASTLTQNLSWTIDRSGTSTKYRVTAYGDSIYAGYYGSLSRVIKRAAPTVDGEYLAKLWNADIEVVRRTKSGAKADDIYNNKIVAERSYMQSSNTRIVTFEMCGNDGLQARSNFAGQTGTCNYGVLDTALNNCTTYLQAAMQYINANAYSGTRLKVITNLYYPGYDADNALSGCNDPSTGQKVNKQSKFLPYLVKMNWRACNFANTYGFACADSFAQYMGADYDSNGDGQIDSEALRYVQGESEAAYVTRLSSTLRSTIRDANVHLVSAGTSYDYIQSDNTHATYTGSTIWIGLIGGSGSGSGAPDYSDSQIVGGKNPVWNRYGHERMGWALSVYNPATP
- the lnt gene encoding apolipoprotein N-acyltransferase, which produces MPAAVIATALALGLFGRMEWQWVPLGWVALVPWLAALDRVRSWRAALAAGLLMTVAFVWVILGWFAGAIENYTGAPAVVGLLVLLLLSPLMQPQFVPFVFARHLAQRRHSGRWRTALTGACVYVGVEWALPKLFADSLGHGLYGSKLMRQAADIAGVHGLSFLLIIANECVLAAIAALAPDKTKFSARWRHACAPASAVAVLVLGLLAYGAVRYEQLRDHAPPSQRITAGIVQADISRYGQLAADLGTYDAVRMILDAHFALSATALESRPLDLLVWPETVYPTTFGSPKSADGADFDREIGAFVAAAGIPLVFGSYDGDETGEFNAAVFLEPAADGRLDFETYRKVQLFPLTEYVPRWLDYAPVRGWLPWLGSWKAGPGPRAIPLSLRDRRSLRIAPLICYEDLDPGHVIAAVRQGAELIVTLSNDSWFAVGEGPRFHLMVSAFRSIETRRPQLRATNTGISAVITPTGELLSTLGVHERSHLTATVTPASGATTLMLAWGDWFGSTALVCGLALLGAPAWRPRAAFFR
- a CDS encoding Hsp20/alpha crystallin family protein; its protein translation is MSLPSVLDEIDRLFDELVHRRWGPAGRQVVPAGIREVEDGWIIELPVEGLRAEDLKVEVHGRRLTVSGHRRRERSHREPWAGWMRTHQEVALRRIIALPAEAKPEDVEAKLEGATLTIHVRRHKK
- a CDS encoding AAA family ATPase, which codes for MTAEAPDVATLQSAAAARELSADEAAFSVPAAELAFQTTAEIAVTPDWAGQERALAALELGLGVNHAGFNIYVCGLVGTHREQTLAALLANLTRSLPRPGDRVLVQNFQNRDRPRAFYLPAGQGKQLRRDMLELVEDLKRLLPETFRKETFEEEKEQLSERYGHEGEAIAKELAQRATEKGFLVQFHPQGGVFFIPLTKDGQPMEPEEFQKLDEAAQVELRRRERELSREVKTMLRRQQALGRRLGREVKEVERRVAGDVISPLIEEMTQRYDNPEVQLYLAEVREHMLDNLDAFHEPQPQQALPFPFAAMAGGVPDGLLDYEVNVLVDNSITAGAPIIVESSPAYKNLFGAVERMVDPSGKLVSNFTRIKAGSLLRAHGGCVVVNVIDALSEPLVWRALKRTLKSEQLEIEAYDPFAMFATTTLKPEPMKISTRVVLTGPTEIFQLLYFYDEEFREIFKVRADFGYEVDGVGARRSFVAQVARIARDEQLPAFRAAAVARLMEFGARSVDDRRKLPSQWGGIADIMREAAFWCRKSGQDEVDDAHVRQALEQRIFRLNRIEEKIRELIRDGVLLVNLDGSTVGQVNGLALANIGGYEFGRPSRVTVAVSMGSQGIINVEREAQLSGHTHDKGVFILSGYLRRTYAQDFPLSLTASIVFEQSYSGIDGDSASSTELYALISSLSGVAIRQDLAVTGSVNQWGEIQPIGGINEKIEGFFATCRAVGLSGRQGVVMPVQNLDGLVLRAEVIEAIRNQQFHLYPVRTLDEGIALLTGVKAGSVTEPGTVHYLASQHLRKLAEGLKQFGVPPPAAANAADKPNPTPPAPPSPPAPRP
- a CDS encoding MoaD/ThiS family protein gives rise to the protein MPATLRVTIEFMGPFEFDFGVAGAELTLAAPATVGSLLQELARRWPAAQSLRAILAAGGSPRGRYCYVSIDYVMLKPDAALAAPLHDGARVCFGMPMVGG
- a CDS encoding PAS domain S-box protein, giving the protein MPGNDWLASKIVLETQDAVIFADRDEVIRLWNSGAEVMFGYTATEAVGQRLPLIIPEKLRQRHSDGYRKVMETGVTKYGRDLLAVPATRKDGTRISIEFTILLVRDGNAAVQGAAAIIRDVTKRWQEERALRARLAELEAKAG